The following proteins are co-located in the Candidatus Taylorbacteria bacterium genome:
- a CDS encoding S-adenosylmethionine decarboxylase: MEQEHFGEHLTIDGYGGSRELLNSKDLVLGSLSAIPKLLKMEVLSEPQVFFAPENDVKDPGGWSGFVIIAESHVSIHTFPKRGFISADVYTCKNGLEKKIIEDYFKKTFELKDLETNFLIRGKKYPPENIY, encoded by the coding sequence ATGGAGCAGGAACATTTTGGGGAACATCTCACAATAGACGGATATGGGGGGAGCAGGGAATTGCTCAACAGCAAGGACCTTGTGCTTGGGAGTCTCTCGGCAATTCCAAAACTTTTGAAAATGGAGGTATTATCCGAGCCACAAGTTTTTTTCGCTCCTGAAAACGACGTGAAAGACCCCGGAGGGTGGAGTGGGTTTGTGATTATCGCGGAAAGCCATGTGAGCATTCACACCTTCCCGAAGAGGGGATTTATAAGCGCCGACGTCTACACCTGCAAAAATGGCTTAGAGAAGAAGATTATAGAAGATTATTTCAAAAAGACTTTCGAATTAAAAGACTTAGAGACCAACTTTCTCATTCGAGGAAAAAAATATCCTCCCGAAAATATTTACTGA
- a CDS encoding phosphoribosylglycinamide synthetase C domain-containing protein → MRILFITNDLIAGSVAHELVKEGHEVKLYIKEKARRGNLDNLVQKTGEWKNELSWVGKDGLIVFDDVGFGRTQDKLRKQGYIVFGGSELGDKLELDREYGQKIFADYGMKTVELKDFENMDDAVMYVKDHPRAWVIKQNGHAPKTLNYIGHFDDGRDAISVLKNYFQNRTVNKERITLHEKIVGVEIGVGRYFNGKDWVGPIEYNLEHKKFFPGDIGPTTSEMGTLAWYDDDESNRLYMETVARFKPYLQEINYRGDFEINCVVNESGVYPLEATTRMGSPIVHLQTEIHESHWGEFLFAIAKGESYDLKWNQGYGLVVVMAVPPFPYSKKMKDNLFYGMTIFFDDVSEKEFEHIHFEEVSVRSNYLENPEKGRYYISDSRGYVLYATGMGKTVEEAQKKVYDLAKKIIIPKVIYRNDIGNRFIFESNALLKKWGYNFRKTESNFLNFGKIFGIEFRRAVKVDEEKQG, encoded by the coding sequence ATGAGAATACTTTTTATTACAAATGATCTTATAGCGGGAAGCGTTGCTCACGAGCTGGTCAAGGAAGGTCACGAAGTCAAGCTCTATATAAAAGAAAAAGCTCGTCGGGGCAATTTGGACAACCTCGTCCAAAAAACTGGAGAATGGAAAAATGAATTATCCTGGGTGGGTAAAGATGGTCTTATCGTGTTTGATGATGTGGGCTTCGGCAGGACTCAAGATAAATTAAGAAAGCAGGGTTACATCGTATTCGGAGGTTCGGAGCTCGGCGATAAGCTGGAGCTTGACAGAGAATATGGGCAGAAAATTTTCGCGGACTACGGGATGAAGACAGTAGAACTCAAGGATTTTGAAAACATGGACGACGCAGTCATGTATGTGAAAGACCACCCCCGCGCTTGGGTGATAAAGCAAAACGGGCACGCTCCAAAAACTTTAAATTATATCGGGCATTTTGACGACGGTCGCGATGCAATAAGCGTTCTCAAGAATTATTTCCAAAATAGAACTGTAAACAAAGAGAGGATAACTCTCCATGAAAAAATCGTGGGTGTTGAAATCGGCGTCGGGCGTTATTTCAACGGCAAGGATTGGGTAGGCCCTATTGAGTACAATTTGGAGCACAAGAAATTTTTCCCCGGCGATATCGGGCCCACCACAAGTGAAATGGGGACGCTTGCATGGTATGACGACGATGAAAGCAATAGACTGTACATGGAAACTGTCGCCCGATTCAAACCGTATCTTCAGGAAATCAATTATCGCGGAGATTTTGAGATTAACTGCGTCGTAAATGAAAGCGGAGTATACCCCTTGGAAGCAACTACTCGAATGGGGTCTCCGATCGTTCATCTGCAAACAGAAATTCACGAATCGCACTGGGGAGAGTTCCTCTTTGCGATTGCCAAGGGCGAGAGCTATGATTTGAAATGGAACCAGGGATACGGTCTTGTCGTCGTGATGGCAGTGCCACCATTCCCCTATTCTAAAAAAATGAAGGACAACTTATTCTACGGCATGACGATTTTCTTTGATGATGTTTCGGAGAAGGAATTTGAGCACATCCACTTTGAAGAAGTGTCCGTAAGAAGCAATTATCTTGAAAATCCGGAGAAGGGTCGCTACTATATTTCAGATAGCCGTGGATATGTGCTTTACGCCACGGGAATGGGGAAAACTGTCGAAGAAGCGCAAAAAAAAGTTTATGATTTGGCGAAGAAAATCATTATTCCAAAAGTTATTTACAGAAATGACATCGGGAATCGCTTTATCTTCGAGAGCAACGCGCTTCTTAAAAAATGGGGCTATAATTTCCGCAAAACCGAGTCCAATTTCTTAAATTTCGGCAAGATTTTTGGTATCGAATTCCGCCGAGCCGTAAAAGTGGACGAAGAGAAGCAGGGCTAA
- the metK gene encoding methionine adenosyltransferase: MENTEQNGMPMGMRKARSMAVEFVTNGHPDKVCDQMADSILDAAISQDPLSRVAMEVTGGHGIVFVTGEMTTKADFDIGKVVRDAYLKIGHDHSIGVITNVVKQSPHISQGVDTGGAGDQGIMVGYAVKGELDFMPKPWGLARKLTRRLREVRVKGILPYLRPDGKSQVTMTGDRVTHVTIAAHHSESVSLEQVRHDIISQVVQQIIPQIDAVVVVVNGTGIFAQGGFEADAGTTGRKLIVDNYGPVVEIGGGAYSGKDPSKVDRSAAYFCRMVAKSIVAGGHADEAIVKVGYAIGVAKPTFFSVETSLPEKEALALEERVRSQFCFEPRAIIDQLGLLKPKGWCYCDTAEAGHYGDDRFPWEQVSQIV, encoded by the coding sequence ATGGAAAATACAGAACAAAATGGCATGCCTATGGGCATGCGTAAGGCTCGTTCAATGGCAGTTGAATTTGTCACGAACGGCCATCCCGACAAGGTTTGCGACCAGATGGCGGATTCCATCCTGGATGCCGCGATCTCTCAAGATCCGCTCTCGCGAGTGGCGATGGAGGTCACTGGCGGACATGGTATAGTTTTCGTCACGGGAGAGATGACAACGAAAGCCGATTTTGACATCGGAAAAGTTGTCCGAGATGCTTACCTCAAGATTGGTCATGACCACTCCATCGGTGTGATAACGAACGTCGTGAAGCAGTCTCCTCACATATCACAAGGTGTCGACACTGGTGGTGCCGGGGATCAGGGCATCATGGTCGGTTATGCAGTTAAAGGTGAATTGGATTTCATGCCGAAACCATGGGGTCTTGCTCGCAAGCTTACCCGACGACTCCGGGAAGTTAGAGTGAAGGGAATTTTACCCTACCTTCGTCCAGACGGAAAAAGTCAGGTCACTATGACTGGTGATCGTGTCACTCATGTTACCATTGCAGCTCATCACAGCGAATCGGTATCACTCGAGCAAGTACGACACGACATTATCAGTCAAGTTGTGCAACAAATCATACCCCAGATCGACGCTGTCGTTGTGGTCGTGAATGGCACAGGAATATTTGCTCAGGGCGGGTTCGAAGCTGATGCTGGCACAACGGGCAGAAAGCTTATTGTGGACAACTACGGTCCTGTGGTCGAGATTGGTGGGGGTGCATACTCTGGGAAAGATCCTTCGAAAGTTGACAGAAGTGCCGCCTACTTCTGCAGGATGGTCGCAAAATCCATAGTGGCTGGAGGGCATGCGGATGAAGCGATTGTGAAAGTTGGCTATGCCATCGGCGTTGCTAAACCTACGTTCTTTTCGGTGGAAACATCTCTCCCTGAAAAGGAGGCTCTTGCCCTTGAGGAACGGGTTCGGTCTCAGTTTTGTTTCGAGCCAAGAGCAATCATCGATCAACTCGGCCTCCTTAAGCCGAAGGGATGGTGCTACTGTGATACTGCCGAGGCGGGTCATTATGGTGATGACCGATTTCCTTGGGAACAGGTCTCTCAAATCGTATAG
- a CDS encoding homocysteine S-methyltransferase family protein yields the protein MKIEKEKIYYLAGGTGTEILRRGFPTKLPLWSAQVLFDNPELLKQIYIDYIEAGADIITTNTFRTQRRTLAKVGLSRETERINRLAVNIAVEARNEAKAKRPVYIAGCVTTLEDCYRPDLLPTEREMKTEHREQVQLLADTPIDFFLLETFNSFREAIIVAEEVYSTGKSFAVSFTTNEAGDILNGDRWKEAIDQLSKFHPIAILVNCVQGGVASKALNKIKKVTSLPFGAYGNGAGEADNKEGWKFTTADQIENYLHHCSNWVDLGATIIGGCCGTNPDYTRAYSQLKRR from the coding sequence ATGAAAATTGAAAAAGAAAAAATATATTACTTAGCTGGTGGCACAGGTACAGAAATTTTGCGCAGAGGATTTCCAACGAAACTGCCATTGTGGTCAGCCCAAGTCTTATTCGATAATCCGGAATTATTAAAACAGATTTACATTGACTATATTGAAGCGGGAGCTGATATCATTACCACTAACACTTTCCGTACGCAACGTCGGACTTTGGCGAAAGTGGGATTATCAAGAGAGACGGAACGGATTAACCGTCTAGCGGTAAATATTGCAGTGGAAGCGCGCAATGAAGCCAAGGCTAAGCGACCGGTATATATAGCTGGATGCGTCACTACTTTGGAAGATTGTTATCGGCCGGATTTATTACCTACAGAACGTGAAATGAAAACTGAACATAGAGAGCAAGTACAACTTTTAGCCGATACGCCAATTGATTTTTTTCTTTTGGAAACATTCAATAGCTTTAGGGAGGCAATTATTGTCGCAGAAGAAGTCTATTCTACTGGAAAATCATTTGCTGTCAGTTTCACTACCAACGAGGCGGGTGACATTCTGAACGGCGACCGCTGGAAAGAAGCTATCGATCAATTGAGCAAATTTCATCCTATCGCAATTTTGGTAAATTGCGTGCAAGGAGGAGTCGCCTCTAAAGCTCTGAACAAAATCAAAAAAGTCACGTCTCTGCCCTTTGGCGCTTATGGTAACGGTGCAGGCGAAGCTGACAATAAAGAGGGTTGGAAATTTACCACTGCGGATCAGATAGAAAATTATCTTCACCACTGTTCAAATTGGGTCGATTTAGGTGCCACGATTATTGGTGGGTGTTGCGGTACTAATCCCGATTACACTCGCGCTTATAGCCAGCTAAAACGTCGTTAG
- the metG gene encoding methionine--tRNA ligase — protein sequence MNLNISRRKKMKKVLIAAAWPYVNGSLHLGHVAALLPADVIARYHRARGDDVLFVSGSDCHGTPILVTADREGLSPGEVATRYHNEFVDTLVGKLKFSYSLYSKTMGDFHKGVAQNVFATLHSEGHMVSHEEEQAYCNTCQRFLPDRFIEGTCPRCASASARGDQCDSCGKPYTPKELENPRCKTCGATPSWRPSTHLYLCLPKFQNRLEEWSVAQRGWRENAVTTTKSWLKQGLKERPVTRDLSWGIPVPVIGFEEKCIYVWFEAVCGYLSCSKEWATLHGSPEAWREWWENPDSLHYYVHGKDNIPFHTIIWPAILMGLGLHLPDRIISSEFLNFEGVKFSKSQGIGVWLPQVLEKFEPDAIRFYLVASGPETNDTNFQWQDFQQRVNAELIGVLANFWNRTFSMTHRYFGSVPDVEVVSQESLELMRECEAIFRAVGQHIQDAELRLALNGLLNLARHANVYLEHRKPWEQFGTDRVHVAETLAVCCIVSDTLRRISQPFIPNTTERLNRFLGVTDVVWSYSPLPAGHTIGEPSPLVQKVDLDAITNGTK from the coding sequence ATAAACCTGAACATAAGCAGAAGGAAAAAAATGAAAAAAGTACTTATTGCGGCAGCATGGCCGTATGTCAATGGTTCACTACATCTTGGCCATGTAGCGGCACTCTTACCAGCAGATGTTATTGCTCGCTATCACCGTGCACGTGGTGATGACGTGTTGTTTGTTTCGGGGAGCGATTGTCATGGAACTCCAATTCTCGTGACTGCTGATCGAGAGGGACTTTCACCAGGTGAGGTTGCTACACGATATCACAATGAGTTTGTGGACACGCTCGTCGGGAAGCTCAAGTTCAGTTACTCGCTCTATTCAAAGACGATGGGAGATTTCCACAAAGGAGTCGCTCAAAATGTATTCGCGACCCTCCATTCCGAGGGACACATGGTGTCCCATGAGGAGGAGCAAGCCTATTGCAACACGTGCCAACGTTTTCTCCCTGATCGATTCATCGAAGGAACTTGTCCACGGTGCGCTTCAGCTTCGGCTCGGGGAGACCAATGTGATTCTTGTGGTAAACCATATACACCTAAGGAGCTAGAGAATCCTCGATGCAAGACGTGCGGAGCGACACCTTCATGGCGTCCTTCCACTCATCTTTACTTATGTTTGCCCAAGTTTCAGAACCGCCTCGAAGAATGGTCGGTTGCACAAAGGGGATGGCGTGAGAATGCGGTAACCACCACTAAAAGTTGGCTCAAACAGGGTCTCAAGGAGAGGCCCGTAACTCGTGATCTTTCATGGGGTATCCCTGTACCTGTCATCGGTTTCGAGGAGAAGTGTATCTATGTTTGGTTTGAGGCGGTTTGTGGGTATCTCTCCTGTTCTAAGGAGTGGGCCACACTTCATGGGAGTCCCGAGGCGTGGCGTGAATGGTGGGAAAATCCTGATTCTCTCCACTATTATGTGCACGGCAAGGACAACATTCCGTTCCACACGATTATTTGGCCGGCAATACTCATGGGACTTGGACTTCACCTGCCAGATCGGATTATCTCGAGTGAGTTCCTCAACTTCGAAGGCGTCAAGTTTTCGAAAAGTCAAGGAATTGGAGTTTGGCTCCCACAGGTTTTGGAGAAGTTCGAGCCTGATGCTATCCGCTTTTATCTCGTAGCGAGTGGCCCGGAGACGAATGACACTAACTTCCAATGGCAGGATTTTCAGCAAAGAGTGAACGCTGAGTTGATCGGTGTCCTTGCCAATTTCTGGAATCGGACATTTTCAATGACCCATCGCTATTTTGGATCTGTTCCAGATGTTGAGGTAGTCAGTCAAGAAAGTCTGGAATTAATGCGAGAGTGCGAAGCCATATTCAGAGCTGTTGGCCAGCATATCCAAGACGCAGAACTACGTCTTGCACTAAATGGACTTCTGAATCTAGCGCGACATGCAAATGTCTATCTTGAACATCGAAAACCATGGGAGCAGTTTGGTACCGATCGAGTGCATGTTGCAGAGACCCTCGCCGTATGTTGCATTGTTTCAGATACACTCCGTCGGATCTCACAGCCTTTTATTCCAAACACGACAGAACGATTGAACCGGTTCCTCGGAGTCACGGATGTCGTTTGGTCGTATTCGCCACTTCCTGCAGGTCACACAATTGGCGAACCAAGTCCTTTGGTGCAAAAGGTTGATCTTGATGCAATTACTAATGGAACGAAATAG
- a CDS encoding DUF6176 family protein has protein sequence MDKKLSLMEINSEKPVKKWAKEVMGKRYEEALASIEQEKVTQETVFYFELYGRKFLAFYIEGDALPPDMTMQINRDHRNVMDQIKIKKIKGKLIYSIN, from the coding sequence ATGGATAAAAAGCTTTCTCTAATGGAGATAAATAGTGAGAAACCCGTAAAAAAATGGGCGAAGGAAGTGATGGGAAAAAGGTACGAAGAGGCCCTTGCATCTATTGAACAAGAAAAAGTGACGCAAGAAACGGTTTTCTATTTTGAATTGTATGGAAGAAAATTCCTCGCTTTCTATATTGAGGGTGACGCACTTCCTCCTGATATGACTATGCAAATAAACAGGGATCATCGAAACGTGATGGATCAAATCAAGATAAAAAAAATAAAAGGTAAGCTTATATATTCTATAAATTAG
- a CDS encoding 50S ribosomal protein L11 methyltransferase: MEEELFSSIDLVSQCLIDEEKTSAFDKSIRRQIKSNFEVLDIGTGSGILSLLAARAGANHVTALEFDPYIAEIAKNNIKQNHFENVVKVCVGDARTYDYERKSPFDMVLMEMLSTGMVDEYQVQASNNLHSRKLISPSTILLPNKQMTYVTLSEFDFTVGGFEMKMVRHLWNHNENRNLLDLKSFPTLLSNIDFSALIEEKGKYSIECEATKSGKINSIYFTSKTILSETISLDDTSSLNAPVVIPIPEKIVKIGEKIKLEIKYKFGGGYENFTVEFD, translated from the coding sequence ATGGAAGAAGAATTATTTAGTTCAATAGACCTTGTTAGTCAATGCCTTATTGATGAAGAAAAGACGTCGGCCTTTGACAAATCGATCAGAAGACAGATCAAATCTAATTTTGAAGTTCTTGACATTGGAACAGGGTCAGGAATTTTATCCCTTTTGGCTGCACGAGCAGGGGCAAATCACGTCACAGCACTCGAATTTGACCCATATATAGCAGAGATTGCAAAAAATAATATTAAACAGAATCACTTTGAAAATGTGGTCAAGGTGTGCGTGGGAGATGCAAGAACGTATGATTACGAAAGAAAGAGCCCATTTGATATGGTGCTTATGGAAATGTTGTCTACCGGAATGGTCGATGAGTATCAAGTTCAGGCTAGCAATAACTTGCACTCAAGAAAACTTATTTCTCCTTCCACAATTCTTCTTCCAAATAAACAGATGACCTATGTTACCTTGTCAGAATTTGATTTTACTGTAGGCGGGTTTGAGATGAAGATGGTTAGGCATCTTTGGAATCATAACGAAAACAGGAATCTTTTGGATTTAAAAAGTTTCCCGACTCTTCTTAGTAACATTGATTTTTCCGCATTAATTGAAGAAAAAGGAAAATATTCGATTGAATGCGAGGCAACCAAATCTGGGAAAATAAACAGCATTTATTTTACAAGCAAAACAATTCTCAGCGAAACAATCTCACTCGATGACACAAGCTCTCTAAATGCTCCTGTAGTCATTCCGATTCCCGAAAAAATCGTAAAGATAGGAGAAAAAATAAAATTGGAAATAAAATATAAATTTGGAGGGGGATATGAAAATTTTACTGTTGAATTCGATTGA
- a CDS encoding class I SAM-dependent methyltransferase, which yields MKDVHNKKNEKDADFLSQIPNWEKKYKESDEAAISFKKAEWKDAKAVFSEHDLKIFGYAVMEDWETPYMEELANIASSKGGVVLELGYGMGISARFIQKSPILKHIIIEANKEVADEARKFAKTAKYETQILEGLWEEVIDDVADNSLDGILFDTYPLAEKELYQNHFTFFPFAYKKLKNGGVFTYYSDEVDKFGEVHLAKLQEAGFQLKNIHSKVTKVTPPADCEYWKAETILSPMIIK from the coding sequence ATGAAAGATGTACATAATAAAAAAAACGAAAAAGACGCTGATTTTCTTTCTCAAATACCGAATTGGGAAAAAAAGTATAAGGAATCAGATGAAGCAGCCATATCGTTTAAGAAAGCAGAATGGAAAGACGCAAAAGCAGTCTTCTCTGAGCATGATCTCAAGATTTTTGGTTATGCGGTCATGGAGGATTGGGAGACACCATATATGGAAGAACTTGCAAATATTGCTTCGTCAAAAGGTGGTGTTGTTCTAGAACTAGGTTATGGAATGGGTATTTCTGCTAGGTTTATTCAAAAGAGCCCCATATTAAAACATATTATTATAGAGGCAAATAAGGAAGTTGCGGATGAAGCGAGAAAATTTGCCAAAACTGCTAAATATGAAACTCAGATTCTTGAGGGTCTTTGGGAAGAAGTAATAGATGATGTTGCTGATAACTCTCTCGATGGTATATTATTTGATACATACCCTTTGGCAGAAAAAGAGCTGTATCAAAATCATTTCACTTTTTTTCCGTTCGCCTACAAAAAGTTGAAAAATGGGGGAGTGTTTACTTACTATTCAGATGAAGTCGATAAGTTTGGGGAAGTGCATCTTGCAAAGTTACAAGAAGCAGGATTCCAACTTAAAAACATACATTCTAAAGTTACAAAAGTTACTCCACCAGCTGATTGCGAATATTGGAAAGCGGAGACAATTTTAAGCCCAATGATAATCAAGTAA
- a CDS encoding HAMP domain-containing sensor histidine kinase, which yields MEDLYCSLAVPQFATFFDFSFAPTLLFYAYLPVIVISLFLGFYILLKDNYSLQSKLFFGISISFSLWVLNIIVQWVGVYGQIVHFSWQISAILEIFIPIFVVYFIYVFVEKRDASYSLKYFFSLVIVAVTFLTPYSFNMQSFDLANCESNVGPLLYGVYGFEILSIFWIIMIGIKGLRGSFAKNEDKDFKGQILFLISGASIFLGLFAASNIFGEVTQIYQMNLVGPLGMVLFLAFLSYLIVKFKTFHIKLLATQVFVFSLCALLFALIFINEISISHIVVGVTLFMAIILSVFLVRSVQKEVEQREKIEKLNEQLEGLVHFISHEIKGYLSKSASVFAGIIDEDFGPISPELKNASDIALKANRAGVETIMTILNSANVKKGTMTFTMAPFDIKASVLAQVEEMKPTAEARGLKLDVHIENADYLITGDKEQLEKHVIRNLIDNSVRYTMKGSVTVSLKRLNDKILFTVKDTGIGITLEDKGRLFTEGGRGIESVKVNVASTGYGLFFAKGIVEKHGGRIWAESEGADKGATFFVELPIKKAIANS from the coding sequence ATGGAGGATCTATATTGCTCATTAGCAGTTCCACAGTTTGCGACTTTTTTTGATTTTAGCTTTGCACCGACCTTATTATTTTACGCATATCTTCCCGTAATAGTTATTTCCCTCTTTCTCGGATTTTATATTCTTTTAAAAGATAATTATTCTCTTCAGAGTAAGCTCTTTTTCGGAATCTCGATTTCGTTCTCCTTGTGGGTGCTCAATATTATTGTTCAATGGGTGGGAGTATATGGTCAAATTGTTCATTTCTCCTGGCAAATATCAGCAATTCTTGAAATTTTCATCCCAATATTTGTAGTCTATTTTATTTATGTCTTTGTAGAAAAGAGAGATGCATCCTATTCATTAAAATATTTTTTCTCATTGGTTATAGTAGCAGTAACTTTCTTGACTCCGTATAGCTTCAATATGCAATCATTCGATCTTGCTAATTGTGAATCAAACGTAGGTCCTCTGCTTTATGGAGTGTACGGGTTTGAAATTCTTTCTATTTTTTGGATCATAATGATTGGAATTAAAGGATTAAGGGGTTCATTTGCAAAAAATGAAGACAAAGATTTCAAGGGGCAGATTTTATTTTTGATATCGGGTGCTTCGATTTTTCTCGGTCTGTTTGCCGCATCAAATATTTTTGGAGAAGTAACCCAGATTTATCAAATGAACTTGGTCGGCCCTCTCGGGATGGTTCTTTTTCTTGCCTTTCTATCTTATCTAATTGTAAAGTTTAAGACATTCCATATTAAACTTCTAGCGACGCAAGTTTTTGTATTTTCGCTCTGTGCGTTATTGTTCGCTCTTATTTTTATTAATGAGATTTCTATTAGTCACATAGTAGTTGGTGTAACACTCTTCATGGCTATCATTTTGAGCGTATTCTTAGTGCGAAGCGTCCAAAAGGAAGTAGAGCAGAGGGAAAAAATTGAAAAGTTGAATGAGCAGTTGGAAGGGCTGGTACATTTCATCAGTCATGAGATTAAGGGCTATTTGTCAAAGAGCGCCAGTGTATTTGCGGGGATTATAGATGAAGATTTTGGACCGATTTCTCCCGAGCTCAAAAATGCTTCAGACATAGCTCTCAAGGCAAATAGAGCAGGTGTGGAGACGATTATGACGATTTTGAATTCCGCGAATGTGAAGAAGGGGACAATGACGTTCACTATGGCTCCATTTGATATAAAAGCGTCTGTGCTTGCGCAAGTCGAGGAGATGAAGCCTACTGCGGAGGCAAGGGGTTTGAAATTGGATGTACATATTGAGAATGCCGATTACTTGATAACAGGGGACAAGGAGCAACTTGAAAAGCATGTCATTCGGAATCTTATAGACAACTCTGTGCGCTACACAATGAAAGGAAGCGTAACTGTGTCGCTCAAGCGCCTGAACGACAAAATTCTTTTCACCGTCAAAGACACGGGAATTGGAATAACCCTCGAAGATAAGGGCAGACTATTTACCGAAGGGGGAAGGGGAATTGAATCAGTGAAGGTGAACGTCGCCTCGACCGGCTACGGACTCTTTTTTGCAAAAGGTATCGTTGAAAAGCACGGCGGGCGCATCTGGGCCGAGTCTGAAGGTGCCGACAAAGGAGCGACATTCTTCGTCGAGTTACCAATAAAGAAAGCAATAGCTAATTCCTAA
- a CDS encoding cysteine peptidase family C39 domain-containing protein, giving the protein MKISPLKQRDESACGPTTIEMVLKYFNIKHSYKEIATVSKYKEEEGFSNTDIVYTLKKFDLNVKEKINTQWSDLAFYNKKNNVIILSWMLDGYIGHVSVLEKITKSHIYLADPHTGTTKKIQKIVFMRLWMDYDGMWYPVKNTDIQLRWMCVASKKKTRSR; this is encoded by the coding sequence ATGAAAATCTCTCCCCTAAAACAACGTGATGAATCAGCATGTGGTCCAACAACTATTGAGATGGTTTTAAAATATTTTAATATTAAACACTCATATAAAGAAATCGCCACTGTTTCAAAATACAAAGAAGAAGAGGGTTTTTCGAATACTGATATAGTATACACCCTCAAAAAATTTGATCTCAATGTGAAAGAGAAAATAAACACGCAGTGGAGCGATCTTGCGTTTTATAATAAAAAAAATAACGTTATCATTCTTTCGTGGATGCTCGATGGATACATCGGTCATGTAAGTGTTCTGGAAAAGATTACCAAAAGTCATATCTACCTTGCAGATCCACACACAGGAACAACTAAGAAAATACAAAAAATAGTATTCATGCGTCTTTGGATGGATTACGACGGTATGTGGTATCCGGTAAAAAATACAGATATTCAGTTACGCTGGATGTGTGTTGCTTCAAAGAAAAAGACCCGAAGTAGATAA
- a CDS encoding type II toxin-antitoxin system HicB family antitoxin — protein MKKIRAGKKQLPIVIEKDSDGFYVVECPVFDGCYSQGKTLDETIKNIREVIALILEEKNGREMLSVY, from the coding sequence ATGAAAAAAATTAGAGCCGGAAAAAAACAGCTTCCCATTGTTATTGAAAAAGACAGTGACGGATTTTATGTTGTTGAATGTCCTGTTTTTGACGGCTGTTATAGTCAGGGCAAAACGTTGGATGAGACAATCAAGAACATTCGGGAAGTAATCGCGCTCATTCTCGAGGAGAAAAACGGACGCGAGATGTTAAGCGTATATTGA